The Primulina eburnea isolate SZY01 chromosome 8, ASM2296580v1, whole genome shotgun sequence genome contains a region encoding:
- the LOC140838861 gene encoding zinc finger CCCH domain-containing protein 37-like isoform X2, protein MANQLYGYNPSSYGGATTSSLYSSRSIADSYLPADTSLRGSAFRFLSADSLSAAAAAISSSMLYNPDSYSTKIPGVSVTTSTSSYAPPGVDLGSTITSTESLYAGLKRASSDSLYHQLGAHNTIGQTEAWYSAELLTKRFRYESTSNLPIYPQRPGEKDCAFYMQTRACKFGESCKFDHPIWVPEGGIPDWKEVPLVLSEYLPERPGELNCPYFLKTQRCKFGVRCKFNHPKETLQGAQGDTDVSVLPERPSEPPCAFYMKTGNCKFGVTCKFHHPKGVQIQSAGEEIGAGLQQKISGDGKSPIFTPALSHNSKGLPIRSDGEDCPFYLKTGSCKYGATCRYNHPERNAAYPLSTAIAPSLLTSSSAHFNIGAVASAASLLPAFDPRLTQTMLGFGASVYPQRPGQQECDYYMKTGICKFGDSCKFHHPIDRTAMKFTLAGLPRREVFLVKSPKFQARVLLLISTFFLILFVFHNFLPP, encoded by the exons ATGGCGAATCAACTCTACGGCTACAACCCTAGCAGCTACGGCGGCGCCACCACCTCCAGTCTGTACAGCTCTAGATCCATCGCCGACTCCTACCTCCCCGCTGACACTTCATTGCGCGGCAGTGCTTTCAGATTCTTAAGCGCCGACTCACTTTCCGCCGCCGCTGCCGCCATATCTTCTTCAATGCTCTACAACCCCGACAGCTACTCCACTAAGATTCCTGGTGTATCCGTCACCACTTCGACGAGTTCGTATGCCCCTCCTGGCGTCGATCTGGGGTCTACTATTACGTCCACTGAATCACTTTACGCTGGATTGAAGCGCGCCTCCTCTGACT cactctaTCATCAGTTGGGTGCCCATAACACGATTGGGCAGACCGAAGCTTGGTATTCAGCAGAACTTTTAACCAAGCGCTTTAGATATGAGAGCACAAGCAATTTGCCCATTTATCCCCAGAGGCCTGGAGAAAAGGACTGTGCATTTTACATGCAAACGAGAGCATGTAAGTTTGGAGAGAGCTGCAAATTTGATCATCCTATTTGGGTTCCGGAAGGGGGGATCCCAGATTGGAAAGAG GTTCCACTTGTACTAAGTGAATACCTTCCTGAAAGACCAGGAGAACTGAATTGTCCT TACTTTCTCAAGACTCAACGATGCAAGTTCGGTGTAAGATGCAAATTCAACCATCCGAAAGAAACACTCCAG GGGGCTCAAGGGGATACTGATGTCTCTGTCTTACCAGAAAGGCCATCAGAACCTCCATGTGCT TTCTATATGAAGACTGGAAATTGTAAATTTGGTGTGACCTGCAAATTTCATCACCCTAAAGGTGTGCAAATACAATCAGCTGGAGAAGAAATCGGTGCTGGGTTGCAGCAAAAGATATCTGGAGATGGAAAATCCCCGATTTTCACACCAGCATTGTCACACAATTCCAAAGGCCTCCCAATAAGATCG GATGGAGAAGATTGCCCATTCTATCTAAAAACTGGCAG CTGCAAATATGGGGCCACTTGTCGCTACAATCATCCAGAGCGAAATG CGGCCTACCCACTTTCTACTGCTATAGCCCCCAGTCTTCTAACTTCTTCCTCAGCACATTTCAACATTGGTGCTGTTGCTTCGGCAGCATCCCTCCTGCCAGCTTTTGATCCAAGGCTGACTCAAACAATG CTTGGATTTGGAGCATCTGTTTACCCTCAACGACCTGGACAACAGGAATGCGAT TACTACATGAAAACTGGGATATGCAAGTTTGGAGATAGCTGCAAGTTTCACCACCCTATTGATCGCACAGCAATGAAGTTCACTCTTGCTGGGCTACCGAGGAGAGAG GTATTTCTGGTTAAAAGTCCAAAGTTCCAGGCTCGTGTATTGCTTCTTATctcaacattttttttaattctgTTTGTTTTTCATAATTTCCTTCCCCCCTAA
- the LOC140838861 gene encoding zinc finger CCCH domain-containing protein 37-like isoform X1 produces MANQLYGYNPSSYGGATTSSLYSSRSIADSYLPADTSLRGSAFRFLSADSLSAAAAAISSSMLYNPDSYSTKIPGVSVTTSTSSYAPPGVDLGSTITSTESLYAGLKRASSDSLYHQLGAHNTIGQTEAWYSAELLTKRFRYESTSNLPIYPQRPGEKDCAFYMQTRACKFGESCKFDHPIWVPEGGIPDWKEVPLVLSEYLPERPGELNCPYFLKTQRCKFGVRCKFNHPKETLQGAQGDTDVSVLPERPSEPPCAFYMKTGNCKFGVTCKFHHPKGVQIQSAGEEIGAGLQQKISGDGKSPIFTPALSHNSKGLPIRSDGEDCPFYLKTGSCKYGATCRYNHPERNAAYPLSTAIAPSLLTSSSAHFNIGAVASAASLLPAFDPRLTQTMLGFGASVYPQRPGQQECDYYMKTGICKFGDSCKFHHPIDRTAMKFTLAGLPRREGAIHCPYYMKTGACKFGATCKFDHPPPGEVMASAGATEGATASGVEGVRNGEEY; encoded by the exons ATGGCGAATCAACTCTACGGCTACAACCCTAGCAGCTACGGCGGCGCCACCACCTCCAGTCTGTACAGCTCTAGATCCATCGCCGACTCCTACCTCCCCGCTGACACTTCATTGCGCGGCAGTGCTTTCAGATTCTTAAGCGCCGACTCACTTTCCGCCGCCGCTGCCGCCATATCTTCTTCAATGCTCTACAACCCCGACAGCTACTCCACTAAGATTCCTGGTGTATCCGTCACCACTTCGACGAGTTCGTATGCCCCTCCTGGCGTCGATCTGGGGTCTACTATTACGTCCACTGAATCACTTTACGCTGGATTGAAGCGCGCCTCCTCTGACT cactctaTCATCAGTTGGGTGCCCATAACACGATTGGGCAGACCGAAGCTTGGTATTCAGCAGAACTTTTAACCAAGCGCTTTAGATATGAGAGCACAAGCAATTTGCCCATTTATCCCCAGAGGCCTGGAGAAAAGGACTGTGCATTTTACATGCAAACGAGAGCATGTAAGTTTGGAGAGAGCTGCAAATTTGATCATCCTATTTGGGTTCCGGAAGGGGGGATCCCAGATTGGAAAGAG GTTCCACTTGTACTAAGTGAATACCTTCCTGAAAGACCAGGAGAACTGAATTGTCCT TACTTTCTCAAGACTCAACGATGCAAGTTCGGTGTAAGATGCAAATTCAACCATCCGAAAGAAACACTCCAG GGGGCTCAAGGGGATACTGATGTCTCTGTCTTACCAGAAAGGCCATCAGAACCTCCATGTGCT TTCTATATGAAGACTGGAAATTGTAAATTTGGTGTGACCTGCAAATTTCATCACCCTAAAGGTGTGCAAATACAATCAGCTGGAGAAGAAATCGGTGCTGGGTTGCAGCAAAAGATATCTGGAGATGGAAAATCCCCGATTTTCACACCAGCATTGTCACACAATTCCAAAGGCCTCCCAATAAGATCG GATGGAGAAGATTGCCCATTCTATCTAAAAACTGGCAG CTGCAAATATGGGGCCACTTGTCGCTACAATCATCCAGAGCGAAATG CGGCCTACCCACTTTCTACTGCTATAGCCCCCAGTCTTCTAACTTCTTCCTCAGCACATTTCAACATTGGTGCTGTTGCTTCGGCAGCATCCCTCCTGCCAGCTTTTGATCCAAGGCTGACTCAAACAATG CTTGGATTTGGAGCATCTGTTTACCCTCAACGACCTGGACAACAGGAATGCGAT TACTACATGAAAACTGGGATATGCAAGTTTGGAGATAGCTGCAAGTTTCACCACCCTATTGATCGCACAGCAATGAAGTTCACTCTTGCTGGGCTACCGAGGAGAGAG GGTGCTATACATTGCCCATATTATATGAAGACTGGAGCGTGCAAATTTGGAGCAACATGCAAGTTTGACCACCCCCCTCCCGGAGAGGTGATGGCATCTGCTGGAGCAACAGAAGGTGCCACAGCTTCTGGTGTCGAAGGGGTACGGAATGGAGAAGAATATTAA